TGTAATTCTTAAGTTTAGTTGGAGAAAACTTCCTTATGTAATTCTTAGGGTTCAATTGGAGAAAACTTCCTTATATGATCTGAAACATTTGATGTATTGAGTTGATGCAagtgtaaatataaaatatctattattCTGTGTGTTTAAACTACAAAGCTATTTGTTAggacaaatttaaatttgaccATAACTATTGATAACAAGCAGTGGTGGCAGCAGTAGTATTGATGTTATACTAATAGTCTAATAGCACTACTGCACTACATTCTAGCTGTCTCTTGCATGAGTAGTTTATGTGGACTTTACAGGTTCTTCATCTGGATTCAGTTCTTGTAAACTTGATTTGCTTCAGGTCTTCTTCTGGTAAAATGAACCAAGGGAAAGTCCCCAGGAAAATTCACAAGGCTGAAAGGGAGAAAATGAAGCGTGAGCATTTGAATGAACGCTTTGTTGATCTTGCCAGTGCACTTGGTAACCTCTTGTGCCTCCATCATGTATCTTGAATATGTTCAAACTTTACAGTCTTGGTTTGTTGCTTTCAAGatgattttaagttatttttatcttccTTTTTTCGGGGGGGTTTTGGTGGTGGTGTGGGGATAGATCTAAATGAGAACAATGGAAAGGCTTCTATACTGTGTGAAACTGCCAGGTTGCTGAAAGACTTGCTCAGTCAGATCGAGTCCCTCAAGAAAGAGAATGTCACTCTGTTGTCTGAATCTCATTATGTAAGATTGACACCCTTTTCCTTTCTATTTAAGTTATCTTTCAGCCAGTTCCTTGTATCTGGTTGGATTTCACATTATCGGGTTCATTGGGCAGATGACCATGGAGAAAAATGAGCTGAAGGAGGAGAATTGTAGCCTAGAAACTCAAATTGAGAAACTTCAAGGTGAGATACAGGCAAGACTGGCTCAATCTAAACCTGACCTGAATGTACCTCCCCATGAGCCACCGGAGCAGACAAATTTTCCAGGACAGAATCTCCAATTGCATACCATAGAACCTAACTTGCAGCAAGGATCTACGGTTTTGGTTGTCCCCTTTCATCCCAATCTTCAAGCTTCTTTTCCAGCTCCTAATGTTACCGAGGTCACACCGAAATCTATGTCTGTAGTCAGTAAACCACATGCTAGGTATCCCACACCGGCAGATTCATGGCCATCACAACTGCTTGGAGAGCAACCAACTTCAAGCTAATTTGTATTTTCTAGTGTTATAGTTTCAGTATTGGTTTAACATGCCAACTAGCTTTCCTGATAGCAAAGCCTCTCTGGAGCTTACATGTATAAATTACATTTATTCAATGATCTAAGAGAGTCTTCACTCCTTTCTGTTAGAAAAAAAGGTATAATCATTTTTGGTTCGAGTTAGTACATTCTCCTTTACTTTGTTTTCTCAGGCCTTGAAATCACTAGTTACTTGTAGAAATGTTTTTGTGGTGCTTTTCCATGGCACCATGTCTGATGTTTCCTTGGCACTTATTTGTTAAGAAACTTTTTATTCGGCACTTAACATgggaaaataactattttttatttcatttatttttcctgTGTGTTTTCGCTttcaatataaaagaaaagaaaaaaactggtCGCTACTTTTTATCTCTACTTTCGTGGAATGGGATCAGATTATGGTTGAATGAGAaaggcaatatattttttttgacttTAGCAACACAATTTAACGTTCGATTTTATTTGTCTTAATACAAATTAGCATCCAAACtaaacaaatttgaaattaattataagaattattaagtttttttaatatcactTAAATGTCACATTTTTATTGTCATTCAACTTTTTAGCTGGAGTTAGTTTAGGGCCTTTAGGCATCTCGTATTATGTTCTAGTCTGATAGTCGGGAGCATTGCTTggataaaattcaaaaattaattcaaggagccttaagaaaatagaaaaaaaataaacacaaataaaaacatatgttcttttatttggttatagaataaataaataataataatttttaaaacaaaaaaaattatgtgttttttgtttactcTCCCAATTATTTACCAcggtatattttgaaattttggctcATTCTCCATTTTTAGCAAATGGAACATAAATGaagttactcttttttttttttttgaagtataAATGAAGTTACTCTAGAAACAGAAGGAATCTTACAAAATGACAACCCACAATTGAAATATCGTTGAAAGCACAAACGATGAAGGCCCTACCACCTACCAAGTATCAACCTAActtcaaacagaaaaaaaaatatttggaatggatttttttaaaagtttaaatatctttttttagttattgcAATTAACCACTTTTTTTCTTagtctttgtaaaaaaaataatttcagtctttatatattataattttttatttttcatctttatgacattttagataatatttgttGACTGTTTAAAGTGTTAgttaaagtgttttaaaaattaaaaataaataaatataatttataggaaaaataataattttacaacaataaaaaataaaagacacgGGActacaaagactaaaaatatatttaaatttatttaaaaaaaaaaagaagaaaaaaaacgtgGGTAAGAGTATTGTAAGGACAATGTAGGTAGCAGCAAATTCGTAATATGTGGAAACCAAGGTTAATTTTCCTTAATCTTCAATTTAATTGTCATTTAGCACCTAACTAGTCTACGGGAATCCGCAAGTCTTTATTTGGTGAACCGACCAACTTGATTAGTGTctcattcttaaaaaaaatattaaccagtatttttaagatattggttaaaaaattatcaaaataattaattcataatCTTTTTATGTTGTCTTATAATgtctataattaatattttttattttaatttcttaatcaacgTGGTTAACAAGATTCTTGGGAAAATACTTGAGTGTCGGCGGGCCACGTTGGTCCAGCATTCCATCCCATCCACGATTGAAATCGAAATGCAGATACTATGGTCGTAGTCTCGGCTGCACAGGAAACTAGCTCCCTATCACCGCTCCTTCTTTTTCTCACATCTGTCTGCTTTTGTTCTCTCACACGCAAACCacgcactctctctctctctctctcctcttgaAGCCCTCAAAGGCTcaaacacaaacactaacactaacaCTAGCATTCACTCAAGAGATCAATAATGGGATCTGGGGCCGGCAATTTCCTCAAGGTGCTTCTCAAAAACTTCGATGTGCTTGCtgggtatgttttttttttttttctttttccctcttCCTTCTCTCTCAAATCACACATTCTCCAAAATGtgcttcctttttctctttcttctcaaCTGATATGTTATGTTAtctatttttgtttctattgcAGGCCTGTCATTAGTCTTGTTTATCCTCTGTAAGCAAAATCTTGATCTTCCTCTTTTCCTTACACGCACAATGTGTTTTGTTGAATGTTCCTTTTGCATTTATTCCATTGTTGGACTCATTCATATTATTGATGTGGGTTTTCGTGTTTTGCTTCAGATATGCTTCAATTAGGGCAATTGAGAGCAAGTCTCCTATTGATGATCAGCAGTGGCTCACTTACTGGGTTCTCTACTCCTTGATCACCCTCTTTGAACTTACTTTTGCTAAAGTCCTTGAGTGGTATGCATTTTTTGTATATCTTTTTATGTTGTTTATGTTAATTGATTTGCAAGAATAGTACTCAGTGATAAACGTGACGATAAACCTCAGAGTTgagattttaggctttttattttgttgttgcaattTGTTGTGGATGTAGTTTATTGGGTTCCTTAAGAAAATGTGATTTATTAAATGCTACCTATTAATACATTACTAGATTTTAGGGGTATTTTTTTCTGAAGAGTATCTCTATGCGCAAGCTGACTTTTGCCACCTGCCAATTTGGGTTATTCATCAAATCTTAGtgttttaatgattaatttggtTGTAATTTATGGTGAGAGAAATTAAGTGAACAAACGGCTGTTAAATTGCTAAGTTCATAGTAGTAGATAAGCTTGAATGCAAATATGAAAAGGCTTCAATATGGCATTTTGTGTAATGCATTTTGTGTGCTATATCAAGCTTCAACAATATGGCAAATATGAAAAAGCTTGAATGTTGAATTACTGTAATGCATTTTGTGTGCTATATCAAGCTTTCTATGAGTTCTGTTGTGACAAATATGTTTAGAAGGGCACAGGGTAAAGTATTTAACTTTTGGCTGAATTTTCAcaacatatgtatatatatttcagGATTCCAATATGGCCCTATGCAAAGCTGATTGCAACCTGCTGGTTGGTCCTTCCTTACTTTAGCGGTGCCGCTTATGTTTATGAGCATTATGTGAGACCTTTCTATGTCAATCCTCAGACCATTAACATCTGGTACGTTCCAAGGAAAAAGGATGCCTTGGGTAAGCGAGATGATATTCTGACTGCTGCAGAGAAGTACATCCAAGAGAATGGAACAGAAGCATTTGAGAATATCATCAATAGGGTATTTCTATTTGCATCTATAGAAAACCCAGTTGTTGTGgatttttgctttgtttttttgtatATCCAACTTGTTGTACTAACGCTGCCATCTCTTTGCAGGCTGACAAATCAAGAAGGGGTGACGGTTATTATACAATGTATGATGAGACTTATTGAATGCGATCATCTCGTAGTTTTCTCTGTCTTTCGTGGATAAGGGGATGCATGTACATCTTACCCTGTTgctgatattttgtttttccttctccATGGTGatactttacttttttttttcatcccttTATTGAGTTTTTATTGTCACTCATCTATGTTTTGTGTAATGGCTATGACACgcatagtatatatatataatgttagtACAGCAGAAActcgttgatttttttttcttgttatattaTATCCCCAACAGAACCCCTTCATTGCTAGATCTTTTTAACTATATAATGCCACTATTGATCCCTTGATTATTTTATGGAActgttttctttcattttatttccatGATAATTTCCTTGTTGTCAGGAACAGTGATATTTTGGGATGCTACTACCATCATACATTGCAATGACCTAGGCTAAAATGTTGCTTTGCAAGATGGGTTTGTAGCAatgttatttcaatttcaacattttgtatttgtttgctttcttttttaaacttcCTTCTGTCCGAAGATTTCTTTCCcccgttttttttttatatctcagAAGTGTAAAGAAATAAAGTGTAGATACCAAAGTGTCTGAGGAACATATTTATGAATCAACAAGCAAGGATAATAGCATAATGAATGGTTCTATCAATTTTGCGTTTTAAATCTTTTTACTCCTGGTAATGACGAGTTAATTATTAGTTACCTTTTCTTGATTAAGGAACTGGCATGTTAGTTAAGTATTAACTAATTACTACTCATATGAAAGGATAATTAGATAAactctttgtgaaaatatcactCATTAATCATTATATCATCTGATTATCCATCCATGCctacaagaaaacaaacacaccaTACAATTATCATAGACGTCTTGTAATCAAAGATGAGTTTGGTTGAAAAAGAGCCAGGCAAAATGTACCATGCATACCAACATGGAACTAGTTTCGGTGCATCGTTGGACTTTAAGCGAATCTATAGAAGAAAAGTGCActcaatttatatattaaaacataCAAGGGAACAAGAAAATTGGGTGCGAGTGTGTGAGAATAAGTAAAAGCTGAGAGACCTTTATATTAGGTTTGGAGGTGGCGAGGTGGTTATGTTATGTGCGTTCGTTGGCAAGGTCGGCttctttaaaagtttaaaagctCCTAAAGAAACCAATATGTGCCTTTCCTGCAAGTTTGTTTCCCAGATTGAGGatgatttagataaataattaaaaaaaaaaacagttgcaACAAATTAAAGGCAATTTTCTACTCAACAATTTTTACGAGACTGCCAAATTTGGTGCATCTGATTCTGAAGCACTGCATTGAAGGGGAGGATATATGATTTCTTTAGATTGAGTGGAAATATGACAACTTAGAAACCTATATGCTTTTTCCCTACAAAATTGTTTCCCGGTGCCGTGTTGGATAcaacaaattgaaaacaatcttTCCCCCTACCATTGTTACTAGCCAACGAGAGTTGGTACAAGTAGTTGTAAAGGATTGCAATGAATGGAAAGAATCATGATTTTCACGCATGAAAAAATTTCTTCCCTACCAAACACCCCcttaatgtgaaaaaaaatatttcaaacatCATTCATTTTAAAACAAAGGGAGTacacaaaaagagaaataatatttgtacaacaaattatacaataaattttacaagagaaatataagattttagaaATGAAGTGATGCATAgagataaacataaaaaatattgtattaattgtTGTATGGATAACACATTTCTACACAAAATAAGACTTTGTTCACAACACCTAAAAAACACTAGACAATTGTGCCTTGGACAAAATTGGCTCAAAAACTTGATTGGTTCCCTACATTTAAGAAATATCTGCCTCTATCCCACCATCTCAAAAAAATCACCATACTATGATAGTATGATTAAAGTTTGCCTCACTGTACAGGGATCTCTGACGAAATGCAAAGTTTCGAGTCTGCTCCACCACTGATAACACTGTCACTTTTCCACCAGTCAGCAGACAATACCTGAGTTAAACAAATGCCAATTATATTATTAGCAACTTTGGCTCTCCTTGGGTGTAAAACAAAGTTGAATAGGTATTCTTTTATGCTATGACATGGATAGTTTTATACCTTATCACTGTGGGATTCAATGACTGAAAGAGGCCACTACAACATTGATGGAGAAAATTATCAGAAAAAGACCCAAAGATAGATATATAATCACGCCAGGAGTAAAAATTTCTTGGTACAATAAAAGGATATATTACCGCAGTTCTCAGATCCCACAACATAACTTTCCCATCATAGGAtgcagaaagtaaatgaaaccaAGACTGATCATGCCATTTGCAAGCTGAAACCCAAGAAGTATGAGAAGCAAACTGAAAAACAGGAGCAGAAGTGCCtgcaagaaagaataaaaaaaatattttacaagatATTAGCATGCATGTGATTGTCTGTGGAGGTGAGAGAAAATGATAATTAGCTTTATTCAACAGACCTGGCTTACGAGGATCCCAGATCCTAAGGACAGGGTCAGAACCACCAGCAGCTATCAGAGCAGAACCTTCCCCACCAATATCAAGGCAGTTGAGAACCTTCCCACAGAACTATACATGGAAAACAAtctaatattaatttcttttttggtgTTGCTCTTCTACCTCTGATTACTAAACAAACATTTTCAACAATAgttttgtatagaaaataatttagaataaatGAAGGAAATAGATAACCAGTAAACATTGCATCCATCACAATGAATCAGATTTACAACCATGGCAGGGTTCCATTTCCTCCAGCATGGTAAgcactttaaattatttttttagatgaaaAAACATCACAGTTGGTTCAATATATCCTAAATTAAGTATAAACAAGGGCCAAAACCAAGATTGCTTCATAATGAGACAACTTTGGACTACCAGAACCATGTAAAAACATCATAATCAACAATCAACTGAGGAAAAAATGTTGAAGATTTAACACACACTAAACGTAAAAAGACtacaaaaaatcttataaagagGAACAAAAGTCCAAAGCCACTACTAGAACAAGAGATTAAGAAATGACACAGAGCTTTGAcattcataaaaagaaaaaagaaaaattggcaAGCACGCGCTAATCCATTTCTATTCTAGATGCCAGATTACGCACAAAAAGTTAATGGCAGAGCATCAAAGGGTAGGATGCCAAGGCTTTATCTAAAGACAGAAATTAGAGtacaattttaaacaaattggggaaaagagagaaagagcgTAAATTTTTCAACTTACTATATCAGTCAAGTTTTTTCCTATCTCAACATCCCACTTCCTAATAGAATGATCCCATGATGCAGAATAGATTAACTCCCGTTGTGGCCAAACCACAGAAGATACACACTGTGTATGGCCCACAAGGGTAGTAAAAGCCTCTCCCTGCAATACAACAGAGTAATATTGATGAAAACTTACATGTCAACAAAAACTAAGGCATGATACATCAAAAGGGAAAGAAACACCaattaagaggaaaaaatagtTACAAAATCTACAAGGTTTAATAAACAATTTTACAGGTCTACAATAATATTAGAAAAACTTTGAGCTTGTCTCCGAATTAGATAGTCCAAAATTCTTCCAAAATAGTTTCAAAAACACCTTTCATGACCTCTAGCCTCTAGTTCGAGCATAAACAGTAGCTTTGATACTTCCATTCAACCAGTAGAGAATGCATATAGCAACATCCCTAAACTTATACGATTCAACTCATCAATTACAACAGTCAGAGAAAGAAGAGTAATGCCATCTCTAATGATCACTAGGAAATTAAAACCAACTTCTAAATACATGTTTGGCAAGAATATATGTGACTACATACACAAATTCTAATTTCAACaacacaagataaaaaaaaaaaaagatgtaaaGAACTTCTACAAACCTCTAGTTGAGACTCCTCAACTTGACCTCCAACTTTTCTCTTCTTGGACACTTGGTCATCTTCTGCATTGAAGTCATTTGTTTGCCATAGATTGATGGTGCAATCCCAAGAACCTGAACAAACCTATGATTGAGACAACAAAAGAAGACTAGTGTTAAATACCAGTATTACTTTACTCATAAACCAAGGTGAGAAAGAAGGGGGAGaagtttaaaattagaaaagcaAGTACGAACCATTTCTCCAGAAGTCTGCACTGCAACACTTTGTACAGAAGACTTGTGACCACGCAAGATTTTGTAAGCCCTAACCCTCATAGGATGGTTTACAGGGTCCTCTGTATTGAGCTTTAACAAAAAtgggaaaatataaaattagtaaGCAATAAGCACAGCATAAAGAACTGTAGCTCGGAAGCTTCTTTTAGTTACCTTCCATAGCCTCAATGTCCGGTCTTTCGAAGCAGTAGCTACTGTAACAGTTTCCGCACCTGAATCACCTGATTACAGTACAAATCTTGATGTCTTGGGAACAATTCAAATTACAATACTATGCATCTATATTGTGAAACAATATAACATTGTGACATGGATCACACAAAGAAACAAGCACAAATGTTTGCAACATACAAGCTAATggcaaataaaacaaaatcatcCCAATCCTCAATCCTGTAAAGGAATGGGGGAAAGAACATAATGTAAATagctaattaaattaatgacttTGAACTTGATAGCCAAGGCAAAACAGCCATAATCTTTCTTATACTACTAGATACAAACTTTATGATTTTCTCatcaacaataaattaaatatcaaaaacTTATGATcagaaaaataaacagaaacaaAGTTGGCATCATGTAGGAGAGAATGCTTGCCTTCATACCTTTTGGATTGATGATACTAACAGAAGTGACTGCGTCACTATGTCCATCCAATATATGGGTACATAATCCAGCACCTTTCCACACCCTAAAATATAATCCAATCATATCATGGAGGAAGCTCGGTAGATGAAGAAAGTAAtcaaatgataatattaatcaataaataCAATATGCCTATAAttctagaaaaacaaaactgtgcaaGCCTATTACCTCCCTAAACCATCATAACATCCCGTCAAAAAGAACCTGCATAAATAGTAGCACTCAACTTTAAATTCTTAGTGACGgacatacaaataaaaaaatcaatcaacttACTAAAATAACACCCACTCATCCAATTGGCCAAAGCTATATAGAATGTATTCAGAAAGAGGGTTATTACCATGCCATCCACCACAACGCAAAAATAAGCCTCAAACAGGGTTATTGCCATCAACCACAATGCAAAATAAACCTCAAACAGTAAACATCTGATGGTGATGATGTACTCAAACCCTATTTATCAAAAGTTGACACCAATCACTCTTGCCATCATCACCAAATATGATTAACAAATTAAGGGAAGCCAATAAAAACCAGCCACACTAACTTAAATTCAACATTCCAACCTAAGTAAAATTTCCACAAACAATGGTTGAATAAAAGGAGTTTCTCATACAAACATTGGCATATTGCCAGCTGCCAGCATTAATAAACATAACAGTTTAAGAGAAAACACGTTAACACAACACAAACTAAGACCATTATGGAAAGGCTGAATTACTAGAAGTCTTTGAAAAATCTACCACCAAAATATTACATATTTGCAAGCTTACCGAGAAGAAGAACCATCAACAGCACTGACCCAATCATCATGTAAAGAAGGGTCTTCCTCCTTTCGTGGGGCCACAGCCCTTGTGTACTCAACTTCCAATATCCTTTCCTGTAATTGATCATTGAAGACAGTTAGCTATGATTTCCTATGACATCATACCAAAAGGTAACAATGGTTTCACACTATCACCATAACAAGCAaagcatttatttgtttgattgagATACACACGCTCACGCTATGAAAGAGTGCCcttaatataaaaagaaattaaaaactaaaatgaatcaTTGGAATCCAATGGACAAATCAAACACTCCTAGACTCCTGGTTCTACTACTTATCCAAGCACCTATCCAGTTCCCAAGTTAAATTTCCATTCCATGAAACTTCATTCAGAATAACTCCAGTCCCCATTTTCTTATCACGTTTCACTTTTTATCATTCAGAAAGAATCACACAATAACATAGACAGTAGTAGAAGATGATTACCGCAGAGATTCCCTTAGCGAGAAGAAACTGCTCAAGCGACATTCGAATGAACTCGCCATCAATCAAAAAATCAAACGGTTCCGGCGCGTCTGCAAACAACAAGCGGCAACAAAATGAACCGAAATTCATCAATGATCGAAAattaaggaaaaggaaaagatggAGTGGTGCTTGTTAGAGAATGAAAGTACCGTTGGATTCAAGGAGGGCGTTGACGAGAGAGGAGAGGCCGAATCTGGTGAGGTCGGCGGGGATGGCAATGGCGGTGGTCGGAATTTTGTAAGGCTCACTCAACTTGGTCACGAAACGCACCTGGATCCTCCTGGCGCTCCCTTCTTCCTCCATATTCCTCACTTTCTTCTGCAAAAAACAAGTCAaggtgaagaagaaaataaactagGGTTGGGTTTAGCGGTACAGAGAACACGGGGGGTTTTGTTCTGGGTTTATGTTATTAAGGAGTTTTTTAACGAAGTGCTGTTGAAATAGGGTTGGGTTTAAGAATATTGAtagtttttacataaattataaattaaaacataaaaaagtgtaaatatatgtattatatattattataaaactatcacatttattatttttctatttcttttatctttgttttcatccatgagtttatatattaaaagagtGTTAAATTAAGACcaaaacatttaattatatttttaaggatTAGCTCTTCATTTATTATATAAGGTGatgtgaaataaataaaaaattcaaataatatctttgatatatcttttaataaattaggtatacattttttaagataaatttatttaattatgcatAAGAACAAATTTAATACACAAATTCATTATcgagttctttttttattataaaaatttaggaGAAGAAAATGTTGTCCCGATTGAAAGTAGGAAAAACCTTCAAACTCAACACTTATATAAGTACTTACATTTAAGTTACTCCAAAGAGATTAGGGGATTTATTATCAAGTTTTAATTAGGCTACTCATATTTTTTGTACTACTATTAGCCAAGTGGATTTCAAAAAATACTATcttagaaaatgattattaattacATCATAAAAGTTAAGCagtaaaattattgaaaattttaattttagctaCATATATGGTTTTTAAAAACCACCAATAATTGAATatgtgaaaaggaaaaaaaatattattggatatttagataaaatctaaataatcCAATTTATTACATACttttttataatgtgtaattggtgcataattttttttaattcttttttagcgTACTGAGAACGGCTGAAGTGCTGCACTTCTTTAGAAGAGCCAGCTTcaataagaataattttcttctattcaggaaaatagtatatttaattttaattatggaaCTAAATTGCCCTAACAACCATATCACAGCTTCACAGGAATCATATTGCTTCAATTAAACCAtaactttataaattataaaaatcgtTATTCAGCAACCTCGACAATCATAGTTGTACACTCAAGCTGCTCCATTTATAAACGTTTGTTCCATGCGAGTCATAATATTGGGCGAATAGTTAAACAATGTTAATTCATTAGAGAAGTTCTTTGGATATAGATGAAAAAGGATTATTAGATGAACTATTGAACTCTTATTTGTTGGAAAGAACAGTCATTATATAATCTGATTATCCATCCAAGCTTACAAGAAAATTAATACACCATACAATAACTTTCATTATATGGTGAACTTTATGGCCACAGCATGGGGAAGGATCACCGCTCTTGTAATCTGACATCATTGAGTTTGGTTGAAAAAGAGCCTGACAAAATTATCACGCATACAAGCCAGGAGCTAGTTTCCGGAGTTATCAGGCTTCAATTTCAGCTTCAGCTTCCACAGCATTCGAAGTTTGATTAAGGTAATCTTGAGCTTCTTCTAATGCTGATTCCTTTGGATCATCAGCATACAAAATCTTCTTAATTGCTACAGAGATCTGCATAGAGAACATGTAATATTATTGCTTACATTTGTgtaattcttttttacttttttgatgTTCAATTTAGTACCTTttaacaaccattagtggtCAAATACcttatgaattatgattgaCCATGATCATAATCTGGAGGTATTTTGGGTTGCTAACCCAGGTTTAGGAGAGAACTATTTGTAAATATGACAGTAAGCAGTTGCAAATCCAGTTTTATCATACCGAAGCAAATCCATTACAATCGTGTGGTGCTTAAGAGGTGAAAAACAAGTTTGCACAGATAACAACAGCTGCTAAAGTCTTTTCCCAATTGTTGGAGTTGGGTACATAGATCAAATAAC
This genomic interval from Glycine max cultivar Williams 82 chromosome 5, Glycine_max_v4.0, whole genome shotgun sequence contains the following:
- the LOC100782436 gene encoding transcription factor bHLH47-like isoform X2; this translates as MWTLQVLHLDSVLVNLICFRSSSGKMNQGKVPRKIHKAEREKMKREHLNERFVDLASALDLNENNGKASILCETARLLKDLLSQIESLKKENVTLLSESHYMTMEKNELKEENCSLETQIEKLQGEIQARLAQSKPDLNVPPHEPPEQTNFPGQNLQLHTIEPNLQQGSTVLVVPFHPNLQASFPAPNVTEVTPKSMSVVSKPHARYPTPADSWPSQLLGEQPTSS
- the LOC100782436 gene encoding transcription factor bHLH47-like isoform X3 gives rise to the protein MNQGKVPRKIHKAEREKMKREHLNERFVDLASALDLNENNGKASILCETARLLKDLLSQIESLKKENVTLLSESHYMTMEKNELKEENCSLETQIEKLQGEIQARLAQSKPDLNVPPHEPPEQTNFPGQNLQLHTIEPNLQQGSTVLVVPFHPNLQASFPAPNVTEVTPKSMSVVSKPHARYPTPADSWPSQLLGEQPTSS
- the LOC100819142 gene encoding ribosome biogenesis protein WDR12 homolog, producing the protein MEEEGSARRIQVRFVTKLSEPYKIPTTAIAIPADLTRFGLSSLVNALLESNDAPEPFDFLIDGEFIRMSLEQFLLAKGISAERILEVEYTRAVAPRKEEDPSLHDDWVSAVDGSSSRFFLTGCYDGLGRVWKGAGLCTHILDGHSDAVTSVSIINPKGDSGAETVTVATASKDRTLRLWKLNTEDPVNHPMRVRAYKILRGHKSSVQSVAVQTSGEMVCSGSWDCTINLWQTNDFNAEDDQVSKKRKVGGQVEESQLEGEAFTTLVGHTQCVSSVVWPQRELIYSASWDHSIRKWDVEIGKNLTDIFCGKVLNCLDIGGEGSALIAAGGSDPVLRIWDPRKPGTSAPVFQFASHTSWVSACKWHDQSWFHLLSASYDGKVMLWDLRTAWPLSVIESHSDKVLSADWWKSDSVISGGADSKLCISSEIPVQ
- the LOC100782436 gene encoding Transcription factor bHLH47-like gives rise to the protein MGSESVAPMVETSKNRSSSGKMNQGKVPRKIHKAEREKMKREHLNERFVDLASALDLNENNGKASILCETARLLKDLLSQIESLKKENVTLLSESHYMTMEKNELKEENCSLETQIEKLQGEIQARLAQSKPDLNVPPHEPPEQTNFPGQNLQLHTIEPNLQQGSTVLVVPFHPNLQASFPAPNVTEVTPKSMSVVSKPHARYPTPADSWPSQLLGEQPTSS
- the LOC100306331 gene encoding HVA22-like protein a-like encodes the protein MGSGAGNFLKVLLKNFDVLAGPVISLVYPLYASIRAIESKSPIDDQQWLTYWVLYSLITLFELTFAKVLEWIPIWPYAKLIATCWLVLPYFSGAAYVYEHYVRPFYVNPQTINIWYVPRKKDALGKRDDILTAAEKYIQENGTEAFENIINRADKSRRGDGYYTMYDETY